Proteins co-encoded in one Streptomyces sp. JH34 genomic window:
- a CDS encoding glycosyltransferase family 4 protein — MHISFLLHNAYGIGGTIRTTFTLAGTLAEQHDVEIVSVFRHRDEPKLGAPAGVRMRHLVDLRKTSPGYDGEDAEHARPASVFPRGDTRHRQYSRLTDSRIAAHLSALESDVVVGTRPGLNVHISRQARRGPVRVGQEHLTLESHGYRLRREISHRYGLLDAVTTVTEADARDYRTRLRLPGVRIEAIPNSVPEPAGPPADCDARWIVAAGRLHRVKRYDVLVRAFAEVAAVRPEWRLRIYGAGDASGNEQQPLRALVDELGLRDRVFLMGSVDPMEAEWPKSSIAAVTSERESFGMTIVEAMRCGVPVVATDCPHGPAEIIDDGTDGRLVPPGDTGAFAKALLGLIDDDALRHRMGRAARASAARFDPAPIAERHEKLFTDLAARGGGRRSQGVLRGAAHRSRGAVLDGAYALRYKAAEVIRRGRA; from the coding sequence ATGCACATTTCATTTCTGCTCCACAACGCGTACGGCATCGGGGGAACGATCCGTACCACCTTCACTCTCGCCGGGACCCTGGCGGAGCAGCACGACGTCGAAATCGTCTCCGTCTTCCGGCACCGTGACGAGCCGAAGCTCGGCGCACCCGCGGGGGTCCGGATGCGCCACCTCGTCGATCTGCGCAAGACGAGTCCGGGGTACGACGGGGAGGACGCCGAACACGCCCGGCCCGCATCGGTGTTCCCGCGGGGCGACACACGGCACAGGCAGTACAGCAGGCTCACCGACAGCCGTATCGCGGCTCATCTGTCCGCGCTGGAGTCCGATGTCGTCGTCGGTACGCGCCCCGGTCTGAACGTCCACATCAGCCGGCAGGCGCGGCGCGGCCCGGTGCGCGTCGGCCAGGAGCACCTGACCCTGGAGAGCCACGGCTACCGGCTGCGCCGGGAGATAAGCCACCGGTACGGGCTGCTCGACGCGGTCACGACCGTCACCGAGGCCGACGCCCGGGACTACCGCACCAGGCTGCGGCTGCCCGGCGTACGGATCGAGGCCATCCCCAACAGCGTGCCCGAGCCCGCCGGCCCGCCGGCCGACTGCGACGCCAGGTGGATCGTGGCCGCGGGCCGGCTGCACCGGGTCAAGCGCTACGACGTGTTGGTCCGGGCCTTCGCCGAGGTCGCGGCGGTGCGTCCGGAGTGGCGGCTGCGGATCTACGGCGCCGGTGACGCGTCGGGCAACGAGCAGCAGCCCCTGCGCGCGCTCGTCGACGAGCTCGGACTCCGCGACCGGGTGTTCCTCATGGGGTCGGTCGACCCGATGGAGGCGGAGTGGCCCAAGAGCTCCATCGCGGCCGTCACCTCCGAGCGCGAGTCATTCGGTATGACCATCGTGGAGGCGATGCGCTGCGGAGTGCCGGTCGTGGCGACCGACTGCCCCCACGGACCCGCCGAGATCATCGACGACGGCACGGACGGCCGCCTGGTGCCGCCGGGGGACACCGGCGCGTTCGCCAAGGCGCTGCTCGGCCTGATCGACGACGACGCGCTGCGGCACCGGATGGGCCGCGCGGCGCGGGCATCCGCCGCACGGTTCGACCCGGCACCCATCGCGGAGCGGCACGAGAAGCTCTTCACGGACCTGGCGGCCCGGGGTGGTGGACGGCGGTCGCAGGGCGTCCTGCGCGGCGCGGCCCACCGCTCCCGGGGCGCGGTGCTGGACGGGGCGTACGCACTGCGTTACAAGGCGGCCGAAGTGATCCGCAGAGGGCGGGCCTGA
- a CDS encoding I78 family peptidase inhibitor codes for MAPVPTPPAQPEDTTESYVGLDAEAAERQARERGWSTVRALPPGTVITMEFRGGRINFEVDASTVTRCWVG; via the coding sequence ATGGCACCTGTACCGACCCCTCCCGCCCAGCCGGAAGACACCACCGAGTCGTACGTCGGCCTCGATGCCGAGGCCGCCGAACGGCAGGCCAGAGAGCGTGGCTGGAGCACGGTCCGTGCTCTCCCGCCGGGCACGGTCATCACCATGGAGTTCCGCGGCGGGCGCATCAACTTCGAGGTGGACGCCTCGACCGTGACCCGCTGCTGGGTCGGCTGA
- a CDS encoding phosphatase PAP2 family protein: MRTDIFARLDREPEPPKIETPRMSRHRIALFGGTLAFYLAIVLAVLVSSWLVALDWKVMLFRPYQQWPELHAFLDYYVVLGQRGPTAVMVASWLGWRSWRQHTLRPLLTLGTSLLLLNLSVGAVKLGLGRLGPHYATQIGSAELFAGGDIFPSGHTANAVVTWGILAYLATTPRARRYLSALSAFVSLGVGLTTVYIGTHWLSDVLLGWVAGLLILLALPWFEPLITRTETWILAMREQWRTRLRLRKSVPAAPLTPEPVLVPRTAVGGAGPAEAVQEAASRPAPGAAGHPGTAARARAHQAHSVRPERTPPAPAGTRRPPHADRGPRSNAGPARPVAGGPVAP; encoded by the coding sequence GTGCGTACCGACATCTTTGCCCGTCTGGACCGGGAGCCGGAACCGCCGAAGATAGAGACCCCGCGGATGAGCCGTCACCGCATCGCTCTCTTCGGCGGGACTTTGGCGTTCTATCTCGCCATCGTCCTCGCCGTGCTCGTCTCGTCCTGGCTGGTGGCCCTCGACTGGAAGGTCATGCTGTTCCGGCCGTATCAGCAGTGGCCGGAACTCCACGCCTTCCTCGACTACTACGTCGTGCTCGGCCAGCGGGGCCCGACAGCCGTGATGGTCGCCTCCTGGCTCGGCTGGCGCTCCTGGCGCCAGCACACGCTGCGTCCGCTGCTCACGCTGGGCACGTCGCTGCTGCTGCTCAACCTGTCGGTGGGGGCGGTCAAGCTCGGCCTGGGGCGGCTCGGACCGCACTACGCCACCCAGATCGGCTCGGCGGAGCTCTTCGCCGGCGGCGATATATTTCCTTCGGGCCACACCGCCAACGCCGTGGTGACCTGGGGAATCCTCGCCTATCTGGCCACCACCCCGCGTGCCAGGCGCTATCTGTCGGCACTCTCCGCCTTCGTGTCCCTGGGCGTCGGTCTCACCACCGTCTACATCGGCACCCACTGGCTCAGCGACGTCCTGCTGGGCTGGGTCGCCGGGCTGCTGATCCTGCTGGCACTGCCCTGGTTCGAGCCGCTGATCACCCGGACCGAGACCTGGATCCTCGCGATGCGTGAGCAGTGGCGGACCCGCCTGAGGCTCCGGAAGTCCGTTCCGGCGGCTCCCCTGACACCGGAACCGGTCCTGGTGCCCCGGACAGCCGTCGGCGGGGCGGGCCCCGCGGAGGCGGTCCAGGAGGCCGCGAGCAGGCCTGCGCCCGGGGCGGCGGGCCATCCTGGCACCGCGGCCCGCGCGCGGGCACACCAGGCACACTCCGTGCGCCCGGAACGGACGCCGCCGGCCCCGGCCGGCACCCGCCGTCCACCCCACGCGGACCGTGGCCCGCGGAGCAACGCGGGTCCGGCCCGCCCGGTGGCGGGCGGTCCGGTCGCTCCCTGA
- a CDS encoding MFS transporter, protein MTGTSTAVSRLRAAAGGANRWVVLVVLCLSLLLVALDATVLHVAVPAVTEDLRPSAVGLLWIVDAYPLVCASLLILFGTLGDRIGRRRVLLLGYALFGIASAVAATADSPGVLIAARALLGVGGAMIMPATLSILRQVFPDRRERAMAIGIWTAVAAVGAATGPVIGGFLVEHYWWGSVFLINIPLMALILPVGRWLLPESRGESDGPWDVLGALMAAAGVLGVVLGIKRIGGREGLADPATLVPLLAGAVLVVLFVRRQKRRTHPLIDIAMFSRPAFTTAVGCIVLAMLALVGLELIAVQYLQLVLDLSPLETGLRLLPLTFAAMAAGATGSYTLSRVGPRRMVGWGFVLTAASVLLLTLMGQHDRPVLLTAGFVLLGFGLQSTLFGAYESMLSEVPAERAGGAAAIGETSYQLGAGMGIALLGSVMNAAYAPGLSRVHEEGVPAAAGSAASHSLGEAYQVAGRLGGPLGDLLRDTARRAFVDGLHVTLLVSACLLLLGALAALRLPRVMDCAEAKGAGQGPVSVVPEQAARRGARALPAPDGPGPEPRRVPLPVRREPAEVTGPGRAAR, encoded by the coding sequence ATGACCGGGACGTCCACGGCTGTGAGCCGACTGCGCGCTGCGGCCGGCGGCGCCAACCGCTGGGTCGTCCTGGTCGTCCTCTGTCTCAGTCTTCTGCTCGTCGCGCTCGACGCGACCGTGCTGCACGTCGCCGTTCCCGCGGTCACCGAGGACCTGCGCCCCAGCGCCGTCGGTCTGCTGTGGATCGTGGACGCCTACCCGCTGGTCTGTGCCTCGCTGCTGATCCTCTTCGGAACGCTGGGTGACCGGATCGGCAGACGGCGCGTCCTGCTCCTCGGATACGCCCTCTTCGGGATCGCCTCCGCCGTCGCCGCGACGGCGGACTCACCCGGTGTGCTGATCGCGGCGCGCGCCCTGCTCGGCGTGGGCGGCGCGATGATCATGCCGGCCACCCTGTCGATACTGCGCCAGGTCTTCCCCGACCGCCGCGAGCGGGCCATGGCCATCGGCATATGGACCGCGGTGGCCGCGGTCGGCGCCGCCACCGGGCCGGTCATCGGCGGCTTCCTCGTCGAGCACTACTGGTGGGGCTCGGTCTTCCTCATCAACATCCCGCTCATGGCGCTGATACTCCCGGTCGGCCGCTGGCTGCTGCCGGAGTCCCGGGGTGAGAGCGACGGCCCCTGGGACGTGCTCGGCGCGCTGATGGCCGCCGCCGGTGTGCTCGGGGTCGTGCTCGGGATCAAGCGGATCGGCGGGCGGGAGGGACTGGCCGACCCCGCCACCCTCGTTCCCCTGCTCGCCGGTGCCGTGCTCGTCGTCCTCTTCGTGCGCAGGCAGAAGCGGCGTACGCACCCGTTGATCGACATCGCGATGTTCTCCAGGCCCGCCTTCACCACCGCGGTGGGCTGCATCGTGCTCGCGATGCTGGCCCTGGTCGGCCTGGAGCTGATCGCCGTCCAGTACCTCCAGCTGGTCCTGGACCTGAGCCCGCTGGAGACCGGTCTGCGGCTGCTCCCGCTGACCTTCGCCGCGATGGCGGCCGGCGCCACGGGGTCGTACACCCTGAGCCGTGTCGGTCCCCGCCGGATGGTCGGCTGGGGCTTCGTCCTGACGGCGGCCTCGGTGCTCCTGCTGACGCTGATGGGTCAGCACGACCGGCCGGTGCTGCTCACCGCCGGCTTCGTGCTGCTCGGCTTCGGGCTGCAGTCCACGCTGTTCGGGGCGTACGAATCGATGCTGAGCGAGGTCCCCGCGGAGCGTGCGGGCGGCGCGGCCGCGATCGGCGAGACCTCGTACCAGCTGGGCGCGGGCATGGGCATCGCGCTGCTCGGCAGTGTCATGAACGCGGCCTACGCTCCCGGGCTCTCCCGCGTCCACGAGGAGGGCGTCCCCGCCGCGGCGGGTTCGGCCGCCTCGCACTCGCTGGGGGAGGCCTACCAGGTGGCCGGCCGGCTGGGCGGTCCCCTGGGTGATCTGCTGCGGGACACGGCCCGGCGCGCCTTCGTCGACGGACTCCACGTCACACTGCTGGTCAGTGCCTGCCTGCTGCTGCTCGGGGCGCTGGCGGCGCTGCGCCTGCCGCGCGTCATGGACTGCGCCGAGGCGAAGGGCGCCGGTCAGGGCCCGGTCTCCGTGGTGCCGGAGCAGGCCGCCCGCCGCGGGGCGCGTGCGCTCCCGGCGCCGGACGGCCCGGGGCCGGAGCCGCGACGGGTCCCCCTTCCCGTCCGGCGCGAACCCGCCGAGGTCACGGGCCCTGGACGGGCGGCACGCTGA
- a CDS encoding acyl-CoA dehydrogenase family protein produces the protein MSTTESAKPSKAQAFDPGDPLGIDDLLDPEDLAVRDTVRSWAADRVLPHIAEWYENGELPGIHELARELGSLGALGMSLKGYGCAGATAVQYGLACLELEAADSGIRSLVSVQGSLAMYAIHRFGSEEQKERWLPGMAAGETIGCFGLTEPDHGSDPAGMRTRARRDGGDWILTGRKMWITNGSVAGVAVVWAQTDEEGGGSGIRGFVVPTDSPGFSAPEIRHKWSLRASVTSELVLDGVRLPADAVLPGATGLRGPLSCLSHARYGIVWGAMGAARASFEAALDYAKSREQFGRPIGGFQLTQAKLADMAVELHKGILLAHHLGRRMDAGRIRPEQVSFGKLNNVREAIEICRTSRTILGANGVSLEYPVMRHATNLESVLTYEGTVEMHQLVLGKALTGLDAFR, from the coding sequence ATGTCCACCACCGAGTCCGCGAAGCCCTCCAAGGCCCAGGCGTTCGATCCGGGCGACCCCCTCGGCATCGACGATCTCCTCGACCCCGAGGACCTGGCGGTCCGGGACACCGTGCGTAGCTGGGCCGCCGACCGGGTCCTGCCGCACATCGCCGAGTGGTACGAGAACGGCGAACTCCCCGGCATCCACGAACTGGCCCGCGAACTGGGCTCGCTCGGCGCGCTGGGCATGTCCCTGAAGGGATACGGCTGCGCGGGGGCGACCGCCGTCCAGTACGGTCTGGCCTGTCTGGAGCTGGAGGCCGCCGACTCCGGCATCCGCTCCCTGGTCTCGGTCCAGGGCTCCCTGGCCATGTACGCGATCCACCGGTTCGGTTCCGAGGAGCAGAAGGAGCGGTGGCTGCCCGGAATGGCGGCCGGCGAGACCATCGGCTGCTTCGGCCTCACCGAACCGGATCACGGCTCCGACCCCGCGGGCATGCGGACCCGTGCCAGGAGGGACGGCGGGGACTGGATCCTCACCGGCCGCAAGATGTGGATCACCAACGGGTCGGTGGCCGGGGTCGCCGTCGTATGGGCGCAGACCGACGAGGAGGGCGGTGGCTCGGGCATCCGCGGCTTCGTCGTCCCGACGGACAGTCCCGGTTTCTCCGCACCCGAGATCAGGCACAAGTGGTCGCTGCGCGCCTCCGTCACGAGCGAGCTGGTCCTGGACGGCGTACGGCTGCCCGCCGACGCGGTCCTGCCCGGGGCCACCGGGCTGCGCGGGCCGCTCAGCTGTCTCAGCCACGCCCGCTACGGCATCGTCTGGGGAGCCATGGGCGCGGCGCGCGCCAGCTTCGAGGCCGCACTGGACTACGCGAAGTCCCGTGAGCAGTTCGGCAGGCCGATCGGCGGATTCCAGCTCACCCAGGCCAAGCTCGCGGACATGGCCGTGGAGCTCCACAAGGGCATCCTGCTCGCCCACCACCTGGGCCGCCGCATGGACGCCGGGAGGATCCGCCCGGAGCAGGTCAGCTTCGGAAAGCTCAACAACGTGCGGGAGGCGATCGAGATCTGCCGCACCTCGCGGACGATCCTCGGTGCCAACGGAGTCTCGCTGGAGTACCCGGTGATGCGTCACGCGACGAATCTGGAGTCGGTGCTCACCTACGAGGGAACCGTGGAGATGCACCAGTTGGTACTGGGCAAGGCGCTCACCGGCCTGGACGCCTTCCGGTAG
- a CDS encoding cell division protein SepF, translating into MGSVRKASAWLGLVEDNDERYYDDEYSEDAETGTNQPWVTDPRVRVASEKAEDTGRRIATVTPDSFRDARAIGELFRDGVPVIVNLTAMDPGDAKRVVDFAAGLIFGLHGSIERVATRVFLLSPAHTQVVNGEAGGRSADGFFNQS; encoded by the coding sequence ATGGGATCGGTGCGCAAGGCGAGTGCCTGGCTGGGCCTCGTGGAGGACAACGACGAGCGGTACTACGACGACGAGTACTCCGAGGATGCTGAGACCGGCACGAATCAGCCATGGGTGACCGACCCCCGGGTCCGGGTCGCCTCCGAGAAGGCCGAGGACACGGGCCGCCGGATCGCCACGGTCACCCCGGACAGTTTCCGGGACGCACGCGCCATCGGGGAGCTCTTCCGGGACGGCGTGCCGGTGATCGTCAACCTCACCGCGATGGACCCGGGTGACGCCAAGCGCGTCGTGGACTTCGCCGCGGGGCTGATCTTCGGACTGCACGGTTCCATCGAACGCGTGGCGACCCGGGTCTTCCTGCTGTCCCCCGCCCACACCCAGGTGGTCAACGGCGAAGCCGGCGGCCGGTCGGCCGACGGCTTCTTCAACCAGAGCTGA
- a CDS encoding DUF5685 family protein, whose amino-acid sequence MNGYRGIAVFGIVRPCTHRLSEGLKTEWMAHLCGLCLALRADHGQFARVVTNYDGLIVSVLTEAQAERTAEQRRTAGPCPLRSMRTAPVARGEGARLAAAVSLVLASAKVRDHVADRDGLLKRRPVAAAARRVAAGWDRAGARTGAELGFDTAVLVDAVDRQTGIESLAGPGTPLLTVTEPTETATAAAFAHTAVLAGKPQNAAPLAEAGRLFGRLAHLLDAVEDREADAASGSWNPLTATGTPLAEARRLCDDALHGVRLAMRDAEFTDAALAHVLLVHELRRSVDRAFGSTACSHQPDGQPSGAFGPPPGNPYAPSGPPGPPLPPEPPRNRRGLITGCLVWAGLACTCQMCCAGTFNDPWTGQEREGLCHKNDCCDCCEGCGEGCSCCSNCCSCCEGCDCGCDC is encoded by the coding sequence ATGAACGGCTACCGGGGGATCGCTGTGTTCGGAATCGTGAGGCCATGCACCCATCGGCTCTCCGAAGGGCTCAAGACCGAGTGGATGGCTCATCTCTGCGGGCTGTGCCTGGCCCTGCGGGCCGACCACGGCCAGTTCGCACGCGTCGTCACGAACTACGACGGCCTCATCGTATCGGTCCTGACGGAGGCTCAGGCCGAACGCACGGCGGAGCAGCGGCGCACCGCGGGACCCTGCCCGCTGCGCTCGATGCGGACGGCGCCGGTCGCCCGCGGGGAGGGGGCCAGGCTGGCCGCCGCCGTGTCACTCGTGCTGGCGTCCGCGAAGGTGCGCGACCATGTGGCCGACCGGGACGGGCTGTTGAAGCGGCGCCCGGTGGCAGCGGCCGCACGCCGGGTCGCTGCGGGCTGGGACAGGGCCGGGGCGCGCACCGGGGCCGAGCTCGGCTTCGACACGGCGGTCCTGGTCGACGCCGTCGACCGGCAGACCGGCATCGAGTCCCTCGCCGGCCCCGGCACCCCGCTGCTGACGGTCACCGAACCCACCGAGACGGCCACGGCCGCGGCCTTCGCGCACACCGCCGTACTCGCGGGCAAGCCGCAGAACGCGGCGCCGCTCGCGGAGGCGGGGCGGCTCTTCGGGCGGCTCGCCCATCTGCTGGACGCCGTTGAGGACCGCGAGGCCGACGCCGCGTCGGGTTCCTGGAACCCGCTCACGGCGACCGGCACGCCGCTCGCCGAGGCCCGCCGCCTGTGCGACGACGCACTGCACGGTGTGCGCCTCGCGATGCGGGACGCGGAGTTCACCGACGCCGCACTCGCGCACGTGCTCCTGGTGCACGAGCTGCGGCGTTCCGTGGACCGGGCCTTCGGCTCCACGGCGTGCTCGCACCAGCCGGACGGGCAGCCCTCGGGCGCCTTCGGCCCGCCGCCCGGCAATCCGTACGCACCGTCCGGCCCTCCGGGACCGCCCCTCCCGCCCGAACCGCCCCGCAACCGCCGTGGTCTCATCACCGGCTGCCTGGTCTGGGCCGGGCTCGCCTGCACCTGCCAGATGTGCTGTGCCGGCACCTTCAACGACCCGTGGACCGGCCAGGAGCGCGAGGGGCTCTGCCACAAGAACGACTGCTGCGACTGCTGTGAGGGCTGTGGCGAGGGGTGCAGCTGCTGCAGCAACTGCTGCAGCTGCTGCGAGGGCTGCGACTGCGGCTGCGACTGCTGA
- a CDS encoding ABC transporter substrate-binding protein encodes MPRTRQTAAFALITVAALSLTACGSGDPAAAPAGAGTAVRGKTPTTDVVSSVKRDDAAAKLLPEKVRTAGTLSLASSVGAPPGAFYQEDGKTLAGADIDFADAVARKLGLKLKREVASFEAILPALGSGKYDLGTGNFGVTEERRRTIDFVTYINDGQGFAVREDSDLQKVTDLTQLCGLTVGTGAGTTFEATLEENRHRCADAGEKPYEVKTYADQAAVWISLRQGRSDVLMSTINGLRYAVAQQEGLRFLNEYKRLDVGFAFKKGTPLAPAFRAAVDALKADGTYDRILKKWGTSESAIRSSQISPPEIR; translated from the coding sequence ATGCCCCGAACCCGGCAGACCGCTGCCTTCGCGCTGATCACCGTGGCCGCCCTCTCGCTCACCGCCTGCGGATCGGGTGACCCCGCCGCCGCACCGGCCGGCGCCGGAACCGCCGTCAGGGGAAAGACCCCGACGACCGACGTGGTCTCGTCGGTGAAGCGGGACGACGCCGCGGCGAAGCTGCTGCCCGAGAAGGTGCGCACCGCGGGCACCCTGTCCCTCGCGTCCAGCGTCGGCGCCCCGCCCGGGGCGTTCTACCAGGAGGACGGAAAGACCCTCGCGGGCGCCGACATCGACTTCGCGGACGCCGTGGCCAGGAAGCTCGGGCTGAAGCTGAAGCGTGAGGTCGCCTCCTTCGAGGCGATCCTGCCGGCCCTCGGCAGCGGCAAGTACGACCTGGGCACCGGCAACTTCGGAGTGACGGAGGAACGCCGCAGGACGATCGACTTCGTCACGTACATCAACGACGGGCAGGGGTTCGCCGTCCGCGAGGACAGCGATCTGCAGAAGGTCACCGACCTCACCCAGCTCTGCGGGCTGACCGTCGGCACCGGCGCCGGCACCACGTTCGAGGCGACCCTGGAGGAGAACAGGCACCGGTGCGCGGACGCCGGCGAGAAGCCGTACGAGGTCAAGACGTACGCCGATCAGGCCGCGGTCTGGATCTCGCTCCGGCAGGGCCGCAGCGACGTGCTGATGTCCACGATCAACGGACTGCGGTACGCCGTGGCCCAGCAGGAGGGGCTGCGCTTCCTCAACGAGTACAAGAGGCTCGACGTCGGCTTCGCGTTCAAGAAGGGGACCCCCCTGGCGCCGGCCTTCCGGGCGGCGGTCGACGCCCTCAAGGCGGACGGCACCTACGACCGCATCCTGAAGAAGTGGGGCACCTCCGAGTCGGCCATCCGGAGCTCGCAGATCTCGCCGCCCGAGATCAGGTGA
- a CDS encoding amino acid ABC transporter permease, with product MSAQTETHAPSLPVPPGADAGATTLRVVPARRTGQWAAAAVVLLLLAGALVSVVRNDAFQWDVVGAYLTTDSVLRGLGLTLWLTGLVMVLGFALGTLLAVLRLSGNRVLQAVSWGYIWLFRSTPILVQLLFWFNIGALYPQILGVSTVDLLGPVTVAVIGLTLHEAAYAAEVVRGGILSVERGQLEAALSLGLGPWRRLRRIVLPQAMRSIVPPAGNMLIGTLKGTSIVSIIAVQDLLYSVQLVYHRTYEVIPLLLVATLWYVAVTSLLSIGQYYVERHYARGTAGTR from the coding sequence ATGTCCGCGCAGACAGAAACCCATGCCCCGTCACTTCCCGTCCCGCCGGGCGCAGATGCCGGGGCGACAACTCTCCGCGTCGTCCCCGCACGCCGGACCGGCCAGTGGGCGGCCGCTGCCGTCGTCCTGCTCCTCCTCGCGGGGGCCCTGGTCTCCGTCGTACGCAACGACGCCTTCCAGTGGGACGTCGTCGGCGCGTACCTCACGACCGACTCCGTGCTGCGGGGCCTCGGCCTCACCCTGTGGCTCACCGGCCTCGTCATGGTGCTCGGCTTCGCCCTCGGCACCCTGCTCGCGGTCCTCAGGCTCTCCGGCAACCGCGTACTCCAGGCGGTGAGCTGGGGCTACATCTGGCTGTTCCGGTCCACCCCGATCCTGGTCCAACTGCTCTTCTGGTTCAACATCGGCGCGCTCTACCCGCAGATCCTCGGCGTCAGCACCGTCGACCTCCTCGGCCCGGTCACCGTCGCCGTCATAGGACTCACGCTCCACGAGGCCGCGTACGCCGCCGAAGTGGTCCGCGGCGGCATCCTCTCCGTCGAACGCGGCCAGCTGGAGGCCGCTCTGTCGCTCGGCCTCGGGCCCTGGCGCCGGCTCCGGCGGATCGTGCTGCCCCAGGCCATGCGCTCCATCGTCCCGCCCGCGGGGAACATGCTGATCGGGACCCTGAAGGGCACCTCGATCGTCAGCATCATCGCCGTGCAGGACCTGCTGTACTCCGTGCAGCTCGTCTACCACCGCACCTACGAGGTCATCCCACTGCTGCTGGTCGCCACCCTCTGGTACGTGGCCGTCACCTCCTTGCTTTCCATCGGCCAGTACTACGTCGAACGCCACTACGCGCGCGGCACGGCGGGCACACGATGA
- a CDS encoding FAD/NAD(P)-binding protein encodes MTGAPALVVIGGGPRGTGVVERIAANAAELYGGQPLDIHLVDPYPPGGGRIWRQDQSPLLWMNSMAEDVTMFTDDTVLMDGPVREGPALHTWADDVREGRTAVDADPAVLREIHRLGPQDFPSRRLQSAYLRWVYQQAVAALPPGITVHEHTGRALRVSGPRCGRQRVRLQGRAEPLDADLVVLTVGHLDAEPDAGQRELSAFAARHGLVHLPPGFTADTDLSALPAGQPVLVRGFGLAFIDLMVLLTEGRGGRYENGAYVPSGREPVLYVGSRRGVPYHSKIGYPWQGERPTLPHHFGAEQVAELVGRPGPVDFRHDVWPLIAKELGHAHYHRLFTAHPGRTAMDRGDFEERYAVAEPGSAELAALVASAVPDPADRLDLDALDRPLDGVRHDSYDALQDALRAHVTADLERRHDSRHSPDLAVFLGLLSVYGQLAGLGDTGERWHGFFSYLASGPPGPRLRQLLALSQAGVVRFLGADMTVEADEEHGVFRARSATLPGAYTEARALVEARLPDPSLRTTRSALLSALYEEGAAGTGTGLLSVDPADGRILDRDGRPHPRRFALGPSTTARSGGAFTRPRTGGPAFRQNDATARTALAFLRDLSCRDHPTA; translated from the coding sequence ATGACCGGCGCACCGGCGCTCGTCGTCATCGGCGGCGGACCACGCGGCACCGGAGTCGTCGAACGCATAGCCGCCAACGCCGCCGAGCTGTACGGCGGCCAGCCCCTGGACATCCACCTCGTCGACCCGTACCCGCCCGGCGGCGGCCGGATCTGGCGACAGGACCAGTCCCCGCTGCTCTGGATGAACTCCATGGCCGAGGACGTCACCATGTTCACCGACGACACCGTCCTGATGGACGGCCCGGTGCGCGAGGGTCCCGCCCTCCACACCTGGGCCGACGACGTCCGCGAGGGACGGACCGCCGTCGACGCCGACCCCGCGGTCCTGCGGGAGATACACCGGCTCGGCCCACAGGACTTCCCCAGCCGCCGGCTGCAGAGCGCCTACCTGCGGTGGGTGTACCAGCAAGCGGTCGCCGCACTGCCGCCCGGCATCACCGTGCACGAACACACCGGCCGCGCGCTGCGGGTGTCCGGCCCCCGCTGCGGCCGGCAGCGTGTCCGGCTCCAGGGACGCGCCGAGCCGCTCGACGCCGACCTCGTCGTCCTCACCGTCGGGCACCTCGACGCCGAGCCGGACGCCGGACAGCGGGAGCTGTCCGCCTTCGCCGCTCGTCACGGACTGGTCCACCTGCCGCCCGGCTTCACGGCCGACACCGACCTCTCCGCCCTGCCCGCGGGGCAGCCCGTCCTCGTACGCGGCTTCGGCCTCGCCTTCATCGACCTGATGGTGCTGCTCACCGAAGGGCGCGGCGGACGGTACGAGAACGGGGCCTACGTCCCGTCCGGCAGGGAGCCCGTCCTGTACGTCGGTTCGAGACGGGGCGTCCCGTACCACTCCAAGATCGGCTACCCCTGGCAGGGTGAACGGCCCACGCTGCCGCACCACTTCGGCGCCGAGCAGGTGGCGGAGCTCGTCGGCCGCCCCGGCCCCGTGGACTTCCGGCACGATGTGTGGCCGCTGATCGCCAAGGAACTGGGCCACGCCCACTACCACCGGCTCTTCACCGCCCACCCCGGGCGCACCGCCATGGACCGGGGGGACTTCGAGGAGAGGTACGCCGTCGCGGAGCCCGGCAGCGCCGAGCTCGCCGCCCTCGTCGCCTCGGCCGTCCCCGACCCCGCCGACCGGCTCGACCTCGACGCCCTCGACCGGCCCCTCGACGGAGTGCGCCACGACTCGTACGACGCGCTGCAGGACGCGCTGCGCGCCCACGTCACCGCCGACCTGGAGCGCCGGCACGACTCCCGGCACAGTCCGGACCTCGCCGTGTTCCTCGGACTCCTCTCCGTCTACGGGCAGTTGGCCGGGCTCGGCGACACCGGTGAACGGTGGCACGGCTTCTTCAGCTACCTCGCCTCCGGGCCGCCCGGCCCCCGACTGCGCCAGCTCCTCGCCCTCTCGCAGGCCGGCGTCGTCCGCTTCCTCGGCGCGGACATGACCGTGGAGGCCGACGAGGAACACGGTGTCTTCCGCGCCCGCAGCGCCACCCTGCCCGGCGCGTACACCGAAGCCCGCGCCCTGGTCGAGGCCCGGCTGCCCGACCCCTCGCTGCGCACGACCCGCAGCGCGCTGCTGAGCGCGTTGTACGAGGAAGGCGCCGCCGGCACCGGCACGGGCCTGCTCTCCGTCGACCCCGCAGACGGCCGGATCCTCGACCGGGACGGCCGTCCCCACCCGCGCCGCTTCGCCCTCGGCCCTTCCACCACCGCCCGCTCCGGCGGTGCCTTCACCCGGCCGCGCACCGGCGGGCCGGCGTTCCGGCAGAACGACGCCACCGCCCGGACGGCGCTCGCGTTCCTGCGCGACCTCTCCTGTCGGGACCACCCCACCGCCTGA